A window of the Streptomyces sp. JB150 genome harbors these coding sequences:
- a CDS encoding ABC transporter has translation MPALLRYQAALLARSQRWLPPFILYAVFLVVSVQGGQPVLDSLGYAAAALLPVAAWLTRICAGGEPAAARACAAAAAGPARAHLAALLVAFAAATALGAAATLVVTLISDPAGADGQTPVPRLPAGAAGALATLACALLGTAVGALTSRPVLRSTGRAVPALLLAALLALVATGSPANAAVSGLVTGSRSGTVALPLLPLGGAALLAAVATAVASALASRRPD, from the coding sequence CTGCCCGCCCTGCTCCGCTACCAGGCGGCGCTGCTCGCGCGATCGCAGCGCTGGCTGCCGCCGTTCATCCTCTACGCCGTCTTCCTCGTCGTGAGCGTCCAGGGCGGCCAGCCGGTGCTCGACTCCCTCGGATACGCGGCTGCCGCACTGCTCCCCGTGGCCGCCTGGCTCACCCGGATCTGCGCCGGGGGCGAACCGGCCGCCGCGCGCGCCTGTGCCGCCGCGGCGGCCGGTCCGGCGCGGGCGCACCTCGCCGCACTGCTGGTGGCGTTCGCCGCCGCGACCGCCCTCGGCGCGGCCGCCACCCTCGTGGTGACGCTGATCAGCGATCCGGCGGGCGCCGACGGGCAGACCCCGGTGCCGCGGCTCCCGGCCGGTGCGGCGGGTGCGCTCGCCACACTGGCCTGCGCCCTGCTCGGCACCGCCGTCGGTGCGCTCACCAGCCGTCCGGTGCTGCGCTCGACCGGCCGTGCGGTGCCCGCGCTGCTGCTCGCCGCGCTGCTGGCGCTGGTGGCGACCGGCTCCCCGGCGAACGCGGCGGTGAGCGGCCTGGTCACCGGCTCCCGCTCCGGCACGGTCGCCCTGCCGCTGCTGCCGCTGGGCGGCGCCGCGCTGCTCGCGGCGGTTGCGACAGCCGTCGCGAGCGCGCTGGCCTCACGAAGACCGGACTGA
- a CDS encoding alkaline phosphatase PhoX: MSVTRRQVLSRTGALGVGIAFTGAVSELFAGTAAAQGTGHTGYGPLVPDPNGLLDLPKGFRYTVLSREGDPLRSGEGPVPSHHDGMAALPGRGGRVHLVRNHENRVTARLGVPTVDGLTYDPAGKGGCTALTLDARNRVLDERVAIAGTAVNCSGGPTPWGTWLTCEETEDKAGTNGYAKDHGFVFEVDPADPRRTGAVPLTAMGRFQHEAVAVDPDNGIVYETEDAFVQPFGLFYRFLPNKPLGGTGALRAGGRLQAMRVADLPDLSAVRELGACFDRVEWVDVPDPLAVRTPVRLQDYGPGGITRAQKLEGCYWGGRSVYFVSSYARSREGSAADHFGQIWRYDPDRRRLTLVVVFGPDTDVQLPGESPDNICLAPSGGLMVCEDGAGGQHVFGVTRKGEVYPMARGRQNIGTEEEPEWGEFAGVAFSPDGRTMYVNCYTPGTTFAVTGPWRR, from the coding sequence ATGTCTGTGACCCGCCGTCAGGTCCTGTCCCGCACCGGCGCCCTGGGCGTGGGCATCGCGTTCACCGGAGCCGTCTCCGAGCTGTTCGCGGGCACGGCCGCCGCCCAGGGAACGGGCCACACCGGCTACGGTCCGCTCGTCCCCGACCCGAACGGCCTGCTCGATCTGCCGAAAGGTTTCCGCTACACGGTGCTGTCCCGCGAGGGCGACCCGCTGCGCTCCGGCGAGGGCCCGGTGCCCTCCCACCACGACGGCATGGCCGCCCTGCCGGGTCGCGGCGGCCGGGTCCACCTGGTCCGCAACCACGAGAACCGCGTGACGGCCCGCCTCGGCGTCCCCACCGTCGACGGCCTGACCTACGACCCGGCGGGCAAGGGCGGCTGTACGGCGCTCACCCTGGACGCCCGCAACAGGGTGCTGGACGAGCGGGTCGCCATCGCGGGCACCGCCGTGAACTGCTCCGGCGGCCCGACCCCCTGGGGCACCTGGCTGACCTGCGAGGAGACCGAGGACAAGGCGGGCACCAACGGCTACGCCAAGGACCACGGGTTCGTCTTCGAGGTCGACCCGGCCGACCCGCGCCGCACCGGAGCGGTCCCCCTGACCGCGATGGGCCGCTTCCAGCACGAGGCGGTCGCCGTCGACCCGGACAACGGCATCGTCTACGAGACCGAGGACGCGTTCGTCCAGCCGTTCGGGCTCTTCTACCGCTTCCTGCCGAACAAGCCGCTCGGCGGCACCGGCGCCCTGCGCGCGGGCGGCCGTCTCCAGGCGATGCGGGTCGCGGACCTGCCCGACCTGTCGGCCGTCCGGGAGCTGGGCGCCTGCTTCGACCGCGTCGAGTGGGTGGACGTACCCGACCCGCTGGCCGTGCGGACCCCGGTCCGGCTCCAGGACTACGGCCCGGGGGGCATCACCCGCGCGCAGAAGCTGGAGGGCTGCTACTGGGGCGGGCGCAGCGTGTACTTCGTGTCGTCGTACGCCCGCAGCCGGGAGGGCTCGGCCGCCGACCACTTCGGCCAGATCTGGCGCTACGACCCGGACCGGCGCCGGCTCACCCTGGTGGTCGTCTTCGGCCCGGACACCGACGTCCAGCTGCCCGGCGAGTCCCCGGACAACATCTGCCTGGCGCCCAGCGGCGGGCTGATGGTGTGCGAGGACGGCGCCGGCGGCCAGCACGTCTTCGGCGTCACCCGCAAGGGAGAGGTGTACCCGATGGCGCGCGGCCGGCAGAACATCGGGACCGAGGAGGAGCCGGAGTGGGGTGAGTTCGCGGGCGTCGCCTTCTCCCCCGACGGCCGGACCATGTACGTCAACTGCTACACCCCGGGGACGACGTTCGCGGTGACCGGCCCCTGGCGCCGCTAG
- a CDS encoding carbonic anhydrase has protein sequence MQPLIDHARKFGQRAEEFAGLAAGQSPEVLFITCSDSRVVPALITGARPGQLFELRTAGNIVPLHASATPTGEAATIEYAVEVLGVKDIVVCGHSHCGAVGAVVRGDDLEAVPAVRDWLAHAADHPKCSDPSDPTVAEAVQNHVLTQLRRLRSYPCVEKRLAEDRIRLRGWYYEVHTGTVREHRAETDSFEAL, from the coding sequence ATGCAGCCCCTCATCGACCACGCCCGGAAGTTCGGACAGCGAGCTGAGGAGTTCGCCGGCCTCGCCGCGGGTCAGTCCCCGGAGGTCCTGTTCATCACCTGTTCCGACTCCCGGGTCGTCCCGGCGCTGATCACGGGCGCCCGCCCCGGCCAGCTCTTCGAACTGCGCACGGCGGGCAACATCGTTCCCCTCCACGCCTCCGCCACCCCGACGGGCGAGGCGGCCACCATCGAGTACGCCGTGGAAGTCCTCGGCGTGAAGGACATCGTGGTCTGCGGCCACTCGCACTGCGGCGCCGTCGGCGCGGTCGTGCGCGGCGACGACCTGGAGGCCGTACCGGCCGTGCGGGACTGGCTGGCACACGCCGCCGACCATCCCAAGTGCTCCGATCCGAGCGACCCGACGGTCGCCGAAGCCGTGCAGAACCACGTCCTGACGCAGCTGCGGCGGCTGCGCTCCTACCCGTGCGTGGAGAAGCGGCTCGCGGAGGACCGGATCCGCCTGCGCGGCTGGTACTACGAGGTGCACACGGGCACGGTGCGCGAACACCGTGCGGAGACCGACTCGTTCGAGGCTCTGTGA
- a CDS encoding peptidyl-tRNA hydrolase codes for MTHDASVPDSPVPGDSPFRSARSPRDDAPQFVLPLVVRIERAAPPARTDALETAARAVLVVLSDERSLGDGEWARAIRDWQDARIRKVVRRARGAEWRKASALPGITVTGKAAEVRVFPPVPLDGWPKELARLQVSGTELDDPEPPLPADPGAPVLWLNPEVEMSAGKAMAQAGHGAQLAWWELGDEDRTAWREAGFPLAVRTAAPGHWQALTTSGLPLVRDAGYTEVAPGSCTVVADHPALRRRARA; via the coding sequence GTGACACACGACGCCTCCGTTCCCGACTCCCCCGTGCCCGGCGACTCCCCCTTCCGGTCCGCACGCTCGCCCCGCGACGACGCTCCGCAGTTCGTCCTGCCGCTCGTCGTACGGATCGAGCGCGCCGCGCCGCCCGCGCGCACCGACGCCCTGGAGACGGCGGCCCGCGCGGTGCTGGTGGTGCTCAGCGACGAGCGGTCCCTCGGGGACGGTGAGTGGGCGCGGGCGATCCGGGACTGGCAGGACGCGCGGATCCGCAAGGTGGTGCGGCGGGCGCGCGGCGCCGAGTGGCGCAAGGCGTCGGCGCTGCCGGGGATCACGGTCACCGGGAAAGCGGCGGAGGTACGAGTGTTCCCGCCGGTGCCACTGGACGGCTGGCCGAAGGAACTGGCCAGGCTCCAGGTGTCCGGCACCGAACTCGACGACCCGGAGCCGCCTCTCCCCGCCGACCCGGGAGCGCCCGTGCTGTGGCTGAACCCCGAGGTGGAGATGTCGGCCGGCAAGGCCATGGCCCAGGCCGGGCACGGCGCCCAGCTCGCCTGGTGGGAGCTGGGCGACGAGGACCGCACGGCCTGGCGCGAGGCCGGCTTCCCGCTCGCCGTACGCACCGCCGCCCCCGGCCACTGGCAGGCCCTGACGACCAGCGGCCTCCCGCTCGTCCGCGACGCCGGCTACACCGAAGTCGCCCCCGGTTCCTGCACGGTGGTCGCGGACCATCCGGCACTGCGGCGGCGGGCACGGGCGTAG
- a CDS encoding slipin family protein: MVEELLTAAAAVGTAGVVYVAAAARVVKQYERGVVFRLGRLMGDVRQPGFTMIVPFVDRLSKVNMQIVTLPVPAQEGITRDNVTVRVDAVVYFRVIDAASALVKVEDYKFAVSQMAQTSLRSIIGKSELDDLLSNREKLNEGLELMIDSPAVGWGVQVDRVEIKDVSLPETMKRSMARQAEADRERRARIINADAELQASKKLAEAAHQMADAPSALQLRLLQTVMAVAAEKNSTLVLPIPVELLRFLERGADADAEHRPPPALGT; the protein is encoded by the coding sequence ATGGTGGAGGAGCTGCTGACCGCGGCCGCGGCGGTCGGGACCGCGGGGGTGGTCTACGTCGCGGCGGCGGCGCGGGTCGTGAAGCAGTACGAGCGCGGGGTGGTTTTCCGGCTGGGCCGGCTCATGGGGGACGTACGCCAGCCCGGCTTCACCATGATCGTTCCGTTCGTCGACCGGCTCAGCAAGGTCAACATGCAGATCGTCACGCTGCCGGTGCCGGCCCAGGAGGGCATCACCCGGGACAACGTGACCGTGCGGGTGGACGCGGTGGTGTACTTCCGGGTGATCGACGCGGCCAGCGCGCTGGTCAAGGTCGAGGACTACAAGTTCGCGGTCTCCCAGATGGCCCAGACCTCGCTGCGCTCGATCATCGGCAAGAGCGAACTCGACGACCTGCTGTCCAACCGGGAGAAGCTCAACGAGGGCCTGGAGCTGATGATCGACAGCCCGGCCGTGGGCTGGGGCGTCCAGGTCGACCGGGTGGAGATCAAGGACGTGTCGCTGCCGGAGACCATGAAGCGGTCCATGGCCCGGCAGGCGGAGGCGGACCGGGAGCGCCGCGCCCGGATCATCAACGCCGACGCCGAGCTGCAGGCCTCGAAGAAGCTCGCCGAGGCCGCCCACCAGATGGCCGACGCCCCGTCCGCGCTGCAACTGCGGTTGCTCCAGACGGTGATGGCGGTCGCGGCGGAGAAGAACTCCACGCTGGTGCTGCCGATCCCGGTGGAGCTGCTGCGCTTCCTGGAACGGGGCGCCGACGCCGACGCCGAGCACCGGCCGCCGCCCGCCCTCGGCACGTGA
- a CDS encoding polysaccharide deacetylase family protein, giving the protein MILPVRRAAAVCALGAVLAALAACGAPEPARTVSRAAPPVPSSPAASRPPTLAPGPGGLTPVFHHGPRRGDDKTVALTFDADMTADQGPRAAAGERFDHPRLIATLRTLKVPATVFMTGRWAEEYPAQARSIGRDPLFEVANHSYSHYAFTEDCYGLPTVAEDRMRADVQRAYAAFRAAGVANAKPYFRFPGGCYDRRALRALSGSGVTAVQWDVVSGDAFATDADAVARQVLDGVRPGSVVVMHCTRSAAPTTERAIRTIVPELRRQGFRFVKVSELIGSAPR; this is encoded by the coding sequence ATGATCCTCCCAGTACGACGTGCCGCCGCCGTCTGTGCGCTCGGCGCGGTGCTCGCCGCGCTCGCCGCGTGCGGCGCCCCCGAGCCGGCCCGCACCGTCTCGCGGGCCGCCCCGCCGGTCCCGTCCAGCCCCGCGGCCTCCCGGCCGCCGACCCTCGCGCCGGGACCCGGCGGGCTGACGCCGGTCTTCCACCACGGCCCCCGCCGCGGCGACGACAAGACCGTCGCCCTCACCTTCGACGCCGACATGACCGCCGACCAGGGGCCGAGGGCGGCGGCGGGCGAACGGTTCGACCACCCGCGGCTGATCGCCACGCTGCGCACGCTGAAGGTGCCCGCCACCGTCTTCATGACGGGCCGCTGGGCCGAGGAGTACCCGGCACAGGCCCGCTCCATCGGCCGTGACCCGCTGTTCGAGGTCGCCAACCACTCCTACAGCCACTACGCCTTCACCGAGGACTGCTACGGCCTGCCGACCGTCGCCGAGGACCGGATGCGGGCCGATGTGCAGCGGGCGTACGCGGCCTTCCGCGCGGCGGGCGTGGCGAACGCGAAGCCGTACTTCCGCTTCCCCGGCGGCTGCTACGACCGGCGGGCCCTGCGCGCGCTGAGCGGCAGCGGGGTCACCGCCGTGCAGTGGGACGTGGTGAGCGGTGACGCGTTCGCGACGGACGCCGACGCGGTGGCCCGGCAGGTGCTGGACGGAGTGCGGCCCGGTTCGGTGGTGGTCATGCACTGCACACGCAGCGCCGCCCCGACGACCGAGCGGGCGATCCGCACGATCGTGCCCGAGCTGCGCCGCCAGGGCTTCCGCTTCGTGAAGGTGTCGGAACTGATCGGGTCCGCACCGCGCTGA
- a CDS encoding indole-3-glycerol phosphate synthase gives MFTSVLMIEKALTSADVEFVTTLHGDEPVRFHVLLQPRGEQADRLLRAIDDLALGAVEEAVREGETPEGEEARSAGEQALDVSLRALRAAGSTADGRLIEDHPLDALKSLVAEVGADEVIVLTDPHYVEEFFHRDWASRARHKVGVPVLKLFSHSKA, from the coding sequence GTGTTCACAAGCGTTTTGATGATCGAGAAGGCCCTGACGTCCGCCGACGTGGAGTTCGTCACCACCTTGCACGGCGACGAGCCGGTCCGCTTCCACGTGCTGCTGCAGCCGCGCGGCGAGCAGGCCGACCGTCTGCTGCGGGCCATCGACGACCTCGCCCTCGGCGCCGTCGAGGAGGCCGTGCGTGAAGGGGAGACGCCCGAGGGCGAGGAGGCCAGAAGCGCCGGGGAACAGGCGCTCGACGTATCGCTGAGAGCCCTGCGCGCGGCGGGCAGCACGGCCGACGGGCGGCTGATCGAGGACCACCCGCTGGACGCGCTGAAGTCCCTGGTCGCGGAGGTCGGGGCGGACGAGGTGATCGTCCTGACCGATCCCCACTACGTGGAGGAGTTCTTCCACCGCGACTGGGCGTCGCGGGCCCGGCACAAGGTCGGGGTGCCGGTGCTCAAACTGTTCTCCCACAGCAAGGCATAG
- a CDS encoding ABC transporter ATP-binding protein — protein sequence MGRELRLEGVGRRYGPRGSWVLRGVDLSVPPGALTRVEGANGSGKSTLLRLLAGLDAPTEGRITGRPRTAYVPERFPPALPFTPVTYLRHLGAVHGLSRAAADRAAGVWLERFGAGEHAHTPLRQLSKGSSQKVAVAQALLADPELLVLDEAWTGLDTAAREELERAVAERTAVGGAVVFVDHDPRRLAGATDAVYEVRDGALHRRRADAPAASAPTGPRVVVEAQGPPGAPLPAAAGRIVTTATVTGPGTHRLTAPAACSDVLLRALLTAAPPWHVVSVHTIAPAGQGSRR from the coding sequence ATGGGGCGGGAGCTGCGACTGGAGGGCGTGGGCCGCCGCTACGGTCCGCGCGGCTCCTGGGTGCTGCGCGGCGTCGACCTGTCCGTGCCGCCCGGCGCCCTGACCCGCGTGGAGGGAGCCAACGGCAGCGGGAAGTCGACGCTGCTGCGCCTCCTCGCCGGCCTGGACGCGCCCACCGAGGGCCGGATCACCGGCCGGCCCCGCACCGCCTACGTCCCCGAACGCTTCCCGCCGGCCCTCCCCTTCACCCCCGTCACCTATCTGCGCCACCTCGGCGCCGTGCACGGCCTCTCCCGCGCGGCGGCCGACCGTGCCGCCGGCGTCTGGCTGGAGCGCTTCGGCGCCGGGGAGCACGCCCACACACCGCTGCGGCAGCTGTCGAAGGGCAGCAGCCAGAAGGTGGCCGTCGCCCAGGCCCTGCTCGCCGACCCCGAGCTGCTGGTCCTGGACGAGGCCTGGACCGGTCTGGACACCGCCGCCCGGGAAGAGCTGGAGCGCGCCGTCGCCGAGCGGACCGCCGTCGGCGGCGCGGTCGTCTTCGTCGACCACGACCCGCGGCGGCTGGCCGGAGCGACCGACGCCGTGTACGAGGTCCGCGACGGCGCCCTCCACCGGCGCCGCGCGGACGCGCCCGCGGCGTCCGCCCCCACCGGCCCGCGGGTCGTCGTCGAGGCGCAGGGGCCGCCGGGCGCGCCGCTGCCCGCCGCGGCCGGGCGGATCGTCACCACCGCCACCGTGACCGGCCCCGGCACCCACCGGCTCACCGCCCCCGCCGCCTGCTCCGACGTGCTGCTGCGCGCCCTGCTGACCGCGGCCCCGCCCTGGCACGTCGTCTCCGTGCACACCATCGCCCCCGCCGGCCAGGGAAGCCGCCGATGA
- a CDS encoding DUF1206 domain-containing protein: protein MATGSSVTQGGLRARLRPGRGAGAARARRAANGSVVDAAARWGLVARGTIYLLIGVLALRIADGSGGSRQADSSGAVQELARQPFGETLVWAIGIGLVGMALWRLTEAVFGASGPDGDKASKRALNAGRCVFYGFLAFSVLTFVTSSKNSEGSDATSRDLTARALELPLGRWLVGLAGLVILGVGVGIGVRAARRTFHKHLNRVRMSRRARRVVDVLGVTGGVARGLVYAAAGVFVVTAAVQFDPGKAKGLDGTLRSFADTPAGPWLLGLVALGLAVFGLFSIAMARYRRV, encoded by the coding sequence ATGGCGACGGGATCGTCCGTGACACAAGGGGGCCTGCGGGCCCGACTCCGCCCGGGGCGCGGTGCGGGTGCCGCCCGCGCCCGCCGGGCGGCGAACGGTTCCGTCGTCGACGCCGCGGCCCGCTGGGGACTGGTGGCGCGCGGCACGATCTATCTGCTGATCGGCGTGCTGGCGCTGCGCATCGCCGACGGCAGCGGCGGCTCCCGGCAGGCGGACAGCAGCGGAGCCGTCCAGGAGCTGGCCCGGCAGCCGTTCGGCGAGACGCTGGTGTGGGCCATCGGCATCGGCCTGGTCGGCATGGCCCTGTGGCGGCTGACCGAAGCCGTCTTCGGAGCGTCCGGCCCGGACGGCGACAAGGCCTCCAAGCGCGCCCTGAACGCCGGCCGCTGTGTCTTCTACGGTTTCTTGGCGTTCTCCGTGCTGACGTTCGTCACCTCCTCCAAGAACAGCGAGGGCAGCGACGCGACCTCACGGGACCTGACCGCCCGGGCCCTCGAACTTCCCCTCGGACGCTGGCTGGTGGGCCTCGCGGGCCTCGTCATCCTCGGTGTCGGCGTCGGGATCGGCGTCCGCGCGGCCCGGCGCACCTTCCACAAGCACCTCAACAGGGTGCGGATGTCCCGGCGGGCCCGGCGCGTCGTGGACGTCCTCGGCGTCACCGGCGGCGTGGCGCGCGGCCTGGTCTACGCGGCGGCCGGCGTCTTCGTGGTCACCGCCGCGGTGCAGTTCGACCCCGGGAAGGCCAAGGGCCTGGACGGCACGCTGCGCTCCTTCGCCGACACCCCGGCCGGGCCCTGGCTGCTCGGTCTGGTGGCGCTCGGCCTGGCCGTCTTCGGCCTGTTCTCGATCGCGATGGCCCGCTACCGCAGGGTCTGA
- a CDS encoding pyrimidine reductase family protein, producing MRRLFPVAAEADDREWSLAELAEAYAYPEPGPGEPVAWLRANMVSTLDGAAQHEGRSQPISSATDMRIFGTLRALADVVVVGAETVRQEGYRPARSRAEFAALREAAGQGPAPAIAVVSASLNLDFSLPLFTSPLVPTLVLTGAAAAQERIAAAEKAGARVVIAGDGVGVEPARLVRALTERGYTRLLTEGGPRLLGQLIAAGVLDELCLTVSPTLTAGDAQRIAGGPGMAVPQRFGLVSLLEEDGFLFSRYRRS from the coding sequence ATGCGACGCCTGTTCCCTGTGGCCGCCGAGGCCGACGACCGTGAGTGGAGTCTCGCCGAGCTGGCGGAGGCCTATGCCTATCCCGAGCCGGGGCCGGGTGAGCCGGTGGCCTGGCTGCGCGCCAACATGGTGTCCACGCTGGACGGGGCCGCCCAGCACGAGGGGCGGTCCCAGCCGATCTCCAGCGCCACGGACATGCGGATCTTCGGCACCCTGCGGGCGCTGGCCGACGTGGTGGTGGTCGGCGCCGAAACGGTCCGCCAGGAGGGGTACCGGCCCGCGCGCTCGCGGGCGGAGTTCGCCGCCCTGCGGGAGGCGGCCGGGCAGGGGCCGGCCCCCGCCATCGCGGTGGTCTCCGCGAGCCTGAACCTGGACTTCTCGCTGCCGCTGTTCACCTCGCCGCTCGTGCCCACGCTGGTGCTGACCGGCGCGGCGGCGGCCCAGGAGCGGATCGCGGCCGCCGAGAAGGCCGGGGCCCGGGTGGTGATCGCCGGTGACGGGGTGGGCGTGGAGCCCGCGCGTCTCGTACGGGCGCTCACGGAGCGCGGGTACACCCGGCTGCTGACCGAGGGCGGCCCGAGGCTGCTCGGGCAGCTGATCGCGGCCGGGGTGCTCGACGAGCTGTGTCTGACGGTCTCGCCGACGCTCACCGCGGGCGACGCCCAGCGCATCGCCGGGGGTCCGGGCATGGCGGTCCCGCAGCGGTTCGGGCTGGTGTCGCTGCTGGAGGAGGACGGGTTCCTCTTCTCCCGTTACCGTCGGTCATGA
- the zapE gene encoding cell division protein ZapE, with the protein MSSSPAPADRRPPITDAATPLSLCAREPHVPAERLVAEMVPPPRFDSVRFSTYIPDPNQPSQTEAVRVLESFAAGLGGAHASGKGTLKRGLFGFGRAKAPKLPAGPRGVYLDGGYGVGKTHLLASLWHATPAAPEYKAFGTFVELTNLVGALGFQQTVQTLSGHRLLCIDEFELDDPGDTVLVSTLLGKLVEAGVALAATSNTLPGKLGEGRFAAADFLREIQGLSAHFRTLRIDGEDYRHRGLPEAPAPYSDEQVTKAAYATEGASLDDFPHLLEHLARVHPSRYGALTDGVRAVCLTGVRPVPDQSTALRLVVLADRLYDREVPVLASGLPFDRLFSEEMLKGGYRKKYFRAISRLTALARDAKPLVEPAAGND; encoded by the coding sequence GTGTCCTCCAGCCCCGCTCCCGCCGACCGCCGCCCCCCGATAACCGACGCGGCCACCCCCCTCTCCCTGTGCGCCCGCGAGCCTCACGTCCCCGCGGAGCGGCTCGTCGCGGAGATGGTCCCGCCGCCCCGGTTCGACTCGGTCCGCTTCAGCACGTACATCCCGGACCCGAACCAGCCCAGCCAGACCGAGGCCGTCCGCGTCCTGGAGTCCTTCGCGGCGGGTCTGGGCGGCGCGCACGCCTCCGGCAAGGGCACTTTGAAGCGCGGTCTGTTCGGCTTCGGCAGGGCGAAGGCCCCGAAGCTCCCGGCCGGGCCGCGCGGGGTCTACCTCGACGGCGGCTACGGCGTCGGCAAGACCCACCTGCTGGCCTCCCTCTGGCACGCCACCCCGGCCGCCCCCGAGTACAAGGCCTTCGGCACCTTCGTGGAGCTGACCAACCTGGTCGGCGCCCTCGGCTTCCAGCAGACCGTGCAAACCCTGTCCGGTCACCGCCTGCTGTGCATCGACGAGTTCGAGCTGGACGACCCGGGCGACACCGTCCTGGTGTCGACGCTGCTCGGCAAGCTGGTCGAGGCCGGGGTCGCGCTCGCCGCGACCTCCAACACCCTGCCCGGCAAGCTCGGCGAGGGCCGCTTCGCGGCGGCCGACTTCCTGCGCGAGATCCAGGGCCTGTCCGCACACTTCCGCACCCTGCGCATCGACGGCGAGGACTACCGCCACCGCGGTCTGCCGGAGGCCCCGGCGCCGTACTCGGACGAGCAGGTGACGAAGGCGGCGTACGCCACCGAGGGCGCGTCCCTCGACGACTTCCCGCACCTGCTGGAGCACCTGGCCCGCGTCCACCCGAGCCGTTACGGCGCCCTCACGGACGGGGTCAGGGCGGTGTGCCTCACCGGTGTGCGGCCGGTCCCCGACCAGTCGACCGCGCTGCGGCTCGTCGTCCTCGCGGACCGGCTCTACGACCGCGAGGTCCCGGTTCTGGCCTCCGGGCTGCCCTTCGACCGGCTGTTCAGCGAGGAGATGCTGAAGGGCGGCTACCGCAAGAAGTACTTCCGGGCGATCTCACGCCTGACCGCCCTCGCCCGCGACGCCAAGCCACTGGTGGAACCGGCCGCCGGCAACGACTGA
- a CDS encoding SulP family inorganic anion transporter: protein MSAISKFPHLRQDFLASIVVFLVAVPLCVGVAVASGVPAEVGLVTGIVGGLVTGLMPGSSLQVSGPAAGLTVIVFEAVSEFGVGTLGVIVLVSGLLQLAMGFLKIGRWFRAISISVVEGMLCGIGLVIIAGQVYAAAGLKAPDTGIGKIVGLPGAFADAFRSTEALASLAIGAGTIAVIVLWKKLPKPVQSVPGALAAVVLATSASLVFALPVATVEVEGLLGVIQPPGAEAFGELGSPAIWGTIVAFALIASAESLFSAAAVDRLHDGPRTQYDKEMVAQGTGNTVCGLLGALPMTAVIVRSSANVSAGARTKASRVLHGVWLLLFAAALPSALALIPIPALAGILVHAGWKLIPFRQIAGLWRGHKGEALILVVTAVSIVTVNMFEGVLIGLALSVVKTAWEASHVKLEVVDKGAGPVQAYLSGNATFLRLPKILDSLESLPQDRPVELDLSGLHHLDHACRTALRNWAERHSATGIEPVKLTMAA, encoded by the coding sequence ATGTCCGCCATATCCAAGTTCCCCCACCTCCGGCAGGACTTCCTCGCCTCCATCGTCGTCTTCCTGGTCGCCGTCCCGCTGTGCGTCGGCGTGGCGGTCGCCTCCGGCGTCCCGGCCGAAGTGGGCCTGGTCACCGGCATCGTGGGCGGTCTCGTCACCGGGCTCATGCCCGGCAGCAGCCTGCAGGTGTCGGGGCCGGCCGCCGGTCTCACCGTGATCGTCTTCGAGGCCGTCAGCGAGTTCGGGGTCGGCACGCTCGGGGTGATCGTGCTGGTCTCCGGCCTGCTCCAGCTCGCCATGGGCTTCCTGAAGATCGGCCGCTGGTTCCGGGCCATCTCCATCTCCGTCGTCGAGGGCATGCTCTGCGGCATCGGCCTGGTGATCATCGCCGGCCAGGTCTACGCGGCGGCCGGCCTGAAGGCGCCGGACACCGGCATCGGCAAGATCGTGGGCCTTCCCGGCGCGTTCGCCGACGCGTTCCGGTCCACCGAGGCCCTGGCCTCGCTCGCGATCGGCGCGGGCACCATCGCCGTCATCGTGCTGTGGAAGAAGCTGCCGAAGCCGGTGCAGTCCGTGCCGGGCGCCCTCGCGGCGGTGGTCCTGGCCACGTCCGCCTCGCTCGTCTTCGCCCTGCCGGTCGCCACCGTCGAGGTCGAGGGCCTGCTCGGCGTCATCCAGCCGCCGGGGGCCGAGGCCTTCGGCGAGCTGGGCAGCCCGGCCATCTGGGGCACGATCGTCGCGTTCGCGCTGATCGCCTCGGCGGAGAGCCTGTTCAGCGCGGCGGCCGTGGACCGGCTGCACGACGGTCCGCGCACCCAGTACGACAAGGAGATGGTCGCCCAGGGCACCGGCAACACGGTGTGCGGTCTGCTCGGCGCGCTGCCGATGACCGCGGTGATCGTGCGCAGCTCCGCCAACGTCAGCGCGGGTGCGAGGACCAAGGCGTCGCGGGTGCTGCACGGCGTGTGGCTGCTGCTCTTCGCCGCCGCGCTGCCGTCGGCGCTGGCGCTCATCCCGATCCCCGCCCTCGCGGGCATCCTGGTGCACGCGGGCTGGAAGCTGATCCCGTTCCGCCAGATCGCGGGGCTGTGGCGGGGTCACAAGGGTGAGGCGCTGATCCTCGTGGTGACCGCGGTGTCGATCGTCACCGTGAACATGTTCGAGGGCGTCCTGATCGGTCTCGCCCTGTCGGTCGTCAAGACCGCCTGGGAGGCCTCGCACGTCAAGCTGGAGGTCGTCGACAAGGGCGCAGGCCCGGTCCAGGCGTACCTGTCGGGCAACGCGACGTTCCTCAGGCTGCCGAAGATCCTCGACAGCCTGGAGTCCCTGCCCCAGGACCGCCCGGTCGAGCTGGACCTGTCGGGTCTGCACCACCTCGACCACGCGTGCCGCACGGCGCTGCGGAACTGGGCCGAGCGCCACAGCGCCACCGGCATCGAGCCGGTGAAACTGACCATGGCCGCCTGA